A portion of the Bactrocera neohumeralis isolate Rockhampton chromosome 2, APGP_CSIRO_Bneo_wtdbg2-racon-allhic-juicebox.fasta_v2, whole genome shotgun sequence genome contains these proteins:
- the LOC126758264 gene encoding dolichol-phosphate mannosyltransferase subunit 3: MVTTNLQRWLLYIGLFAIPYLAIVTGILRAPVLTKWELEIQLLPLVLLVLFGAYSASVVLYRTFTFNDCPLAAKELQEQIALARKDLKEKGFIFRD, translated from the exons ATGGTTACGACGAATTTACAACGTTGGCTTTTATACATTGGACTCTTTGCGATACCCTATTTGGCCATAGTGACCGGCATACTGCGCGCACCTGTGCTTACCAAATGGGAATTGGAAATTCAGCTCTTACCACTTGTATTGCTGGTGTTGTTTGGG gCTTATTCGGCATCTGTAGTACTCTATCGCACGTTTACATTTAACGATTGTCCACTGGCAGCCAAGGAACTGCAAGAACAGATTGCGCTTGCACGTAAAGATTTAAAAGAGAAAGGTTTTATATTTCGCGATTAA